Below is a window of Phycisphaerae bacterium DNA.
TTCGTCAACGTGGTCGGCGGCGTGCGTGTACATGAGCCGGCGGCTGATCTCGCGATTGCGCTGGCGACGTATTCAGCGATGACCAATCGGCGCTTGCCGTCCGGCACAGTCGTCTGCGGTGAGCTGGGGCTCGGCGCGGAGCTTCGGCCCGTACACCACCTGCGTCAGCGCGTGGCCGAGGCAGGCCGGGTCGGTTTCAACCGGTTCCTCCTGCCGAAGGGCGCGGCGTCGGATATCGGAAAGATGAACGGCAAAGGCGCGATCGAGATCGTCGCCTGTGAAGGTTTATCGCATGCAATCCAATTCCTCGAATGAATCGAACGATTCGATCGCACCGGCACTTCAATCGGACTCTGCGGCGGCGGCCGCAGCCGAGGACACTTCCCGGGTGCATTCACTGGACTCTCCCAGGCTGACGTCCGCCGGCTCCGGCGCGAGAAAAACCTCCCTGCTGCTGCTGTGGATTGCCGGTCCGGTGATGATCGCGTCATGCCTTCTGACCTCGCCCTGGACATTTTCCGAGGCGCACCGCGCAGACAAGGGATCATGGCTGAAGACCGTTGTCTCGGCACTGGCGCTGGTGGGGCCTTCGGCGGAGGCGGGACGCTACCCGACGGCGCGTATCGTCGATATTCGAAGCCTGACATTTTACATGGGCGCGGCCATGCTGACTCTCGTCGGGGGGCTTCGCCTGCTGACTTCCGGCGCGAGGCCGAGCCTTTCGCGGGACGATTTCTGGGACTGGCGTGCGCGCACGGGCAGCCCGATGTTCTGGTGGAGCGTGCTGATCTGTGTCAGCTTGGTGACATCCAGCTTCTCGCACGCGCGCGATGTGAGCCTCGGGCAGTCCGCCATTCGACTGATGCAGGCGGCCTGGTGGTGGCCGATCGCGGCGCTTCTACTTCCCATCCATGCGCGGCGACTGACCACCCTGCTGTTGACCGCCGTCGGCCTGACGGTGATTGTCGGCCTCTGGTATCACACGGTTCGAGTGGAGCCGGACTGGTTCAGCAGGCTATTGGCGTTCACACTGCCAACGGCACGTATGGAGTATCCCATCGGAAACAGTCTGTGGTTCGGGGCCTGTCTGCTGCCGGGCATTTTTGCGGCGCTGGGGCTTGGCGCGGATTCGTTCATGGGCGGTCGTCCAGACCGGGCGAGCCGCAACCGCACGATCGGCGCAATCGCGATTCTGTTTATTCCGCCGCTACTGGTTGCACTGTTGCTGACTCAATCGCGCTCGTCGGCATGGGCGGGACTGGGGGGCGGCATTCTCTTTGCGATCTTCATGCTCACACGGCGAACCGCTCGATCGGCCGTTCTACTGCTTGGGCTGGTGCTGGCGATTGCGGCCGTGTGGGGAATCCAGGAGAAGCGCGTCGCCGGAGAAATGGGCGAGCGGGCGCACTCCATTCGAACTCGCCTGAACCATGAATGGCCTTATGCGATCACGCTCTTTCTGCAAAAGCCGGTGGGCGGTCACGGCGAAGGCTGCTACACGATGCTCGCGCCGCAATTCGCCCGCGAGGACCAGATCGACGAGCCTTCGACGCTGGCGATGGGGGATCGGTGGTGGTTCTCGCACGCGCACAACGAGTTTCTCGAACTGCTCGCGGATCTGGGGCTGATCGGCGCAACAGCCTTTCTGCTCGCACTGGTCATGACGCTTCGCTATGCCATCCGCTACTGCGATCTGTCAGCGGCCGATCCGACACAGCGTCCTTACCGGCTGCTCACGGTCGGACTGGCCGCCGGCTTGTTTGCAATGATGGTGGAGGAGTGCTCGAGCGTGGCGCTGCGTAATCCGGGTTTTCCGCCCCTGTTTCTCACGACGTGGGCGATTTTGTGGGCGTTGATCCGGGACGAACGCATGGCGAGCGTTCCCGCGTTGCCGGGCGACCTGCGGCTCGGCGCGGGAGTCTTCCGAGGCGGCGGGCTGATAGCGGCGGTCGCGAGCATGGCATTGTGCTATTTTGCGGTGCAGGACTGGCGAGCGAATCTTGCCAGCCAGGAGGCGCAACAGGATCTGCGGGCCGGATTGCCGGTGGATGCGATCGCGAAGGCGGACTTCGCGGCGGCGCACCTGCTGGACCCCCTGCAACGGCTGAGCGCGATGATGTTCGGCATCAGTGCGCGGACAGATGCGTTCGCGGCCGTCGTGGCAAAAGGCGGAGTGCCGACGGACCAGGATATCGCGCTGGCGATGGATGCGTGGGTTCGTCAGGCGCAGCTCGGGCGGATCGCGCCGCGGTTTCTTAATCTCTCGCGATATGCCGCTGATCTGGCACGGCATCTCGCCCAGGCACATCGAGTTCGAGGCGAGCTCAACCTGGTGGACGACCGCATCCGGGCCTATCGCGAGGCGTTGATTCGCTGGGTGAACGACGAGCCGTTCAATACGCAGCTCGTTCGTCATGTCTGGTCGCAGGTTCCGGAGGCGTCGGCGTACGATCGTCTGCTCTGGCTTCGGCGACTGATGCGCCGCGGGGAGATGGACGAAGCCTCGCAGTTGCTGGCCCGCGAATTGTTCGAGCGAGCGCCTGTGGCGATCACCGCGCTGGATGATCTGCTTCAGATCGGAATGCAGGACTTGGGTTCACCGCCGGCGCGCTGGAGCGACCGCCTGACACCTGAAACGTTCCGGCTGGCCGCCATGGTGCGCGACTGGATGGGCGCGGCGACTGAGGCCGAGCAACTCGCGAAGAAGGCGGAAGAAGCTTATG
It encodes the following:
- a CDS encoding O-antigen ligase family protein; the protein is MQSNSSNESNDSIAPALQSDSAAAAAAEDTSRVHSLDSPRLTSAGSGARKTSLLLLWIAGPVMIASCLLTSPWTFSEAHRADKGSWLKTVVSALALVGPSAEAGRYPTARIVDIRSLTFYMGAAMLTLVGGLRLLTSGARPSLSRDDFWDWRARTGSPMFWWSVLICVSLVTSSFSHARDVSLGQSAIRLMQAAWWWPIAALLLPIHARRLTTLLLTAVGLTVIVGLWYHTVRVEPDWFSRLLAFTLPTARMEYPIGNSLWFGACLLPGIFAALGLGADSFMGGRPDRASRNRTIGAIAILFIPPLLVALLLTQSRSSAWAGLGGGILFAIFMLTRRTARSAVLLLGLVLAIAAVWGIQEKRVAGEMGERAHSIRTRLNHEWPYAITLFLQKPVGGHGEGCYTMLAPQFAREDQIDEPSTLAMGDRWWFSHAHNEFLELLADLGLIGATAFLLALVMTLRYAIRYCDLSAADPTQRPYRLLTVGLAAGLFAMMVEECSSVALRNPGFPPLFLTTWAILWALIRDERMASVPALPGDLRLGAGVFRGGGLIAAVASMALCYFAVQDWRANLASQEAQQDLRAGLPVDAIAKADFAAAHLLDPLQRLSAMMFGISARTDAFAAVVAKGGVPTDQDIALAMDAWVRQAQLGRIAPRFLNLSRYAADLARHLAQAHRVRGELNLVDDRIRAYREALIRWVNDEPFNTQLVRHVWSQVPEASAYDRLLWLRRLMRRGEMDEASQLLARELFERAPVAITALDDLLQIGMQDLGSPPARWSDRLTPETFRLAAMVRDWMGAATEAEQLAKKAEEAYAALGPSVFAAHSAVIREAVIYALHGDPTGRTDELLGNLVRAHVIMDGPMKETGEAALHVPLPREKGVTRALVLTAAGREAEAMAQLEFLRGATGADGPTLADAYVSLSSQFAPKPQFADQAIRWAERARDLNPGIPLAHYALFGLYLNRGDEAAAFAAAKKFVEVMPDRDQAFTALMNQERRRPESGIWTKLRAAFPDYPEMPVEMETTSQPATDPATLPEDPTPITSQPQSDEQSD